AGTGTAACTACTAATTACCCTGTAACATGCATTCCTTCAAGACTGTCAACCTTCTTAGGATTCGCAGATGACCTACGCATAGCagtaacttgtaagagaagattaACAGTTGAAAGTTTGAATAGCTACTATTTCATGTAATATCAGCATTTTAAATAGACATACTTCTGTCCCATAGGACCGTAACCAAGCTCTCCATATTGGGCATTACCCCAGCTTATGCAAGAATCATCTGCACCAACAACGTGGTGCATGGTACCAGAAGCCATGCAGCGGATGTTCCAACCACTGAAGTAAACAAAATATCAATTAAACATATGGTTGAGGATAATGCTACTTCAACAGGTAGCCAAATGTGGCAATAGTAAATAACAGAAAAATATAGCTAACGGTGTCACTGTTCATCACTATATTATTCTGCAATTATTAACAGTTTGTAAGGAACCTCAAATCCATTAGTGGCTTCGGATACATCGTGTCATCGCCTGTAGTCTTCATCTTTCCCCACATGTACAACTGCCCCCCGCCTAATAATCAAACAAAATGATCAACAGTTAATGGTAATGTTTCAGTtataaatgttactccctccgttccaaaatagatgacccaacctagtactaactttgtactaaagttagtacaaagctgggtcatctattttggaacggagggagtacaacataatCAACACCAATCTGGTTGGCAGAATTCAAGGTATATAATTAATATTTGTCACAAACCCTTTATAGTGGTATATGGTATGAAATCTCATCTAACtggcagaagaagaagaaactaCTTGAAACTGTAGACCCAAGCACATGGGAAACTAGGTTGATGCATGTCACATTATAGTGCACCTAAACCCAAGCAGAGAACTTATAGACAAACAAAAATGTACATGTCTTCCATACTTCAGAAAACTACTTGACCATCAGAGTGATAAAGCCATACGCCCACAAAACAGGACAATTTGGCTGAATGCTCAAAACATCAAGTGACCAGAAAACTTCATGAATAGCCTTGCTCTAGAAAATGCTTACTGGAACAAACAACCTGCTAAAGCAAATAACTGCCTCCAAGTGTATGTATGCAATCACAGAAACTATTCCTGGTACAATGATATTTGACAGGTTTGAGGAACAGTATCGGTGTGCAGAAGGCTCGGTTCCATTACAAACTCCATTGGCCTAAGCCATTTTCCTGAGATGCATCAATAATTTATAATTGTACAATCACCTCATCCAGACAACATATAACCAATGTGCTACACAAACATAACTGAATACTTGGCCATCTACAAGCTCAAAACTGCTCCTTCCTAATATATTTTTGTGATAAAGCCCAATAATGAACTCCTAATAATTTATACACCAAAACGCATTATAAAATATTCTGTGCGTCACAGAAAGCCACATCATACCAGCAGTGCATGCACAATTTGCAGAACCAGCTGACAGAATAGCATTGGGAGGCAGAACATTGTGCCTTTGAAATATTTCAACAAGGCGAGGTTGCCACTCGTCCTTCTGTTCTCTGTGGCCCAACCTATGTAATAAGCAAGTGGTCAGATGAATATTGTTGGATATATCAAGATTATAGCAAATGCATGGCAAGAATATGTTACCTTCCATATCCGCCATACCCCCATCTggcaaaataaaaaagaaaagagtaAAACACAACTATTTGCATAAGAAAAGAGAAAACAGGACTTTAACAAATTGTATGTAATAAAGAAAGGAACTTGGAACAACATATGTTAGGCATTACAGTATAGGTCATAACTAGTGTATTTTAACTGTGTCAAACAAATGATGGATAAAGAACATACGTGTAGACAAAGCCACTCGAATCAACTGCAACTGCAATAGAAGTAAAAAAAAGTGCGGGGATTAGTGTTAATCCAGACGATTCAAAAGAAATATTGAAAATAAAGAGCTAGAAAGTACCTGTATGGTTTGTTCCGCATGCAACTTTGACAATAGTTTTCTCAGATAATGCAGCTATTGCCCTAGGACGGGGCTGAGGATCATATGATAGCTTTACTGACGAATCTTTGGTATTGTACTGCAATAGCATGAATCAAAACAGAACTATTTGATGATGGCGATGATGATAATAATAAAATTGACAGGTTTGTGTTACGGGGTAGCAATAAACCTCATTGTCGGTTCCATGACCAAGTTGGCCATACTGAGGAAGGCCTGCTGAACTGAAAAAGCACAGAAGAATGAAACACGGCTCATAAAACTGACAAACATCACTCGCTAACTACAACCAAAAAAATATCAATTGGAAGGAGATCAAGATGTTTAAGTTTCACAAATTTCAGTAGGACATACAGTATAGTAGAGCCCTCGACTGACGACAGCCAGACAGTAAAATCACCACCACAAGCAACACCAGTCACTTCCGTCACAAGACAGGGCACTGGTGATGCCTCAATTTCTGCAGCAATTTTAGAACAACAGGGACAAGAAACAGTAGTGTAAGAACCAAAAGGTGTAACGGCTCGacaactaaattagatcattaacGGCTCGACAAGAGATAGCATGTTGAAAAATTTCAAGAAAACAAATATCAAGCATTCTCTAAGCAGACACAGCCATAATTGCCCAAGTAAAGATTATTTCTTCACACAACAATTTACAATACTGATGCCATATCAACCACAAAGAAATGAAAGAAGTACCAACCATTCTTTAGGGAACCTGTCCCCAACTGTCCAAATTTGTTGTGGCCAAATGCGAAGGACTTCCCGTCATCAGTTACAACCACTGTATGATTTTTTCCAACACTTGCTTTAATTATTTTATATCTGCACAATGAAAAACTGCTCATTAGCATTTAAACACACACTGAGGCAACCTTTACCACCTATAACCATTGCAACTAGACTAGAACTGCTCAGTTCGTGAATTTTAGCAATAAAATATGCAGTACACAGctattaaaaaaaatcatatggaggtaaggaaataggtattgcagaCAGTTATCTTACTTTGATAGTTCAGAAACAACAGTCGGTAGGTTACGTTGAAGAGTATCCCCATGTCCCAACTGCCCCTTCTGCTAGAAAGTAATAGTGCTGAGTATCACATCAAACAAAATCAACTATGAAGCTATATTTATACCTCATTGCGACCCCATGTATAGCAACGCCCATCAGCACCCAAAGCAACACAATGGCAAGCGGCTGGCAAAATAAAAGAAATCATCAACAAAGTGCCAAGGTATGTAGGGTCCCCAAGTATGTAAAGCTGACAATAAGATATCAGTTGAAACTAAGGATGACAGAAGACAAACATGTCATGTTAAGAGAAGAAACCCTGTAACAATTCAAGAGAACAAtctctgcctctctccctcgcttaCTCATTCCTGGGTTCATTTGGTTCTCAGGCTAGCATCCTCCTAGTCCTGGCCTTGCTAGACAAGAGTGGCTGTTTGCTATCACGACAAAAGCCTTGCTTTGCCTGACAAGATTGCTAGCGACAACCAAGAAAAGCTTGCATAGAAAGCAGTGTTAGTGTTGAGGGAAATTATTTTGTACCCTTCTGCAGTTACCTAGGTTACGCACCTCCCTGTGGCACTTATGGATGGAATTGTGAGGTTAATAAAAGGCAGAGGTGTCACGGTCTCAGGATTAGGAATGTAATAAGCACTACAAGGTCTGCACGGCTGTCAACGAAGAGCTTGCCAGGCTGTGGAATCAGGGAATGACGCGTGGCAGATAGCAGGGTTGAGAGAAGAGAATGGGAATAAATATGGAGGTTATGCAGACAGAGACAACCTAGCAAATTCAGGTAGGTGAGTTATTTCGCTGCAACATGCAATTCAGGCAATGTCGTAAGATCACAAATGCCATTAAGGTTTGCGGAAACGACAAATATCTGGAGCGAACGTTCAGAAAAAAACAGCTTCCTGCGCGGTAAGGACCATGCGGTTCCACGCTGTTTGATCTTGGGTGATGTTATCGCACGCTGCCGTTACCTAATGATGCAATAGCTCACACCGAAAAGCCTGCGGCAGCGCGCAAGTCTCTCAGTCGGTCATGCTGTAGTGGACTCCTTGCTGAAAATGTCATATACATACATCACGGTACAGGGAGGCCTTGTGGCACAAACCTGCAGCATCGAGTTGCTAGCAACTGATTTAAAAAAAATTGCGGGAGCTAGCAACTGACATAAGGGCAGCGTCCAGACTAAGCTCCTCTAGAGCACCCACGAACGTGAAACCAGTAGAACTAGACTGATTCTACTTCCCTCGTTTCACTCCTTCTTTTTTCGCGGTCACTAATTCCCTCACTTCACGCCCGCGCAGCTCTAATCACCCGATTACATTCGAAACATTTGGACGCGCGCCAGTccccatccacccccccccccccccccccccccagaaacAAACAAACTACGGAATCGTCACAGAAcgcggggagggagggaggggcgaAGGGGCGAAGGGCCTCACTGCAGCCGGAGGCGACGGATACGATGTCGACGCCCATGAGCGAGCGCAGCCGCGTCGGGGAGACGAGGTTGCCCTGCATCCCGCCGGCCAGCTTGCGGTTGATGGCGTCGAAGTTGGTGGCGCCGCAGTAGAGCAGCTCCCCGCCGGACCCGGCGGCCTTCTCGGGCGCGGCGCTGGCCGACATTCTCGCcggcggcggggggcgcggggcgaTTTCGGGGGGCCGGAAACCCTAGATGCGGCGGGGAGCAGGCGGAAAAGGGCAGGCAGGGGGCAAGCGGAGGAGGGGGGCGGTTTTTGAAATCGAAAAACGATACCACCAACTTCGATTGAAACACTTTTCTGCGGCGGGATATTTATCCCGCCGCAGCCGCAGCGCAGTGGGGCTCCGCTCGGCCAGTGCGGCGGCCGGTTAGAGAAGATCGTGGAGGTTTTTGTGCGCGGTTGCTTGTGTTGTGAGGCTGGCCTGTGGGGCCGTTCGGTTGTCGGGGCCACTGGTCATTGGGTTTGGTCGTGGTTTCTGGCAGGGCATTTGTGTTTTTGGTTGAGGGCGCGGCTCGACTTTGTGGGTTTCCTTTTCGGTGGGGCGTgcgaggctggcttgtgggccgtTGGGGGTTGTGGGGTGCCCGTGTCGGGTTAAGCCGACGAGCAACGCGATGGTAGAACTGGGTACTAGTACTAATTTTGTTGGTCAGGTGGTGTGATGCAGCGGGACAGGGATCTGGTGACATGCACCTTTGCATGTCACCGTGTGACTTGCgacccaaattcaaatttaaacattgcgaaaaaatctgaaaaaaatcatgcatggtcacagcacatattaagataattcctaaaaaattcagatcaaaattcgaaacatacatCAAGAAGCAAAAAAGAGAAATCTGTCATGAATAGTTGCGAATGGTTCTCTGTATACTATTCACATCTGAGTTTCTCTTTTTTgcttcttgatgtatgttttgaattttgatctgaattttttagggatTATCTTAATATGTGTTGtgaacatgcatgatttttttcagattttttcgtaatgtttaaatttgaatttgggtcGCAAGTCACACGGTGACATGCAAAGGTGCATGTCACCTGATCCCTGTCCGATGCAGCGATGGTTCCGGAATTTTCTGATAGTCCTAGATTTCTTTCTTGTGGGACCACGTGCTAAAAAAACCATAGCATTCTTTTTCTTTGAGAGAAGAGGATCATGTCTACTTTGTTGAAGAAGGAGAACATgtaacatggcatgataaaaaaaTCGTGATTAAAATGCCTACCGTTTTGGCAAATGTTTGCGTACGACCGACCTGCGAAAGATTGCGCCGGTCGCACGCAAGCCTCTCCCTTATCCACATCGATCGTGATCATGCGGCCAGCAACAACGCGCACCCGTCCCTTATTCACATCGCATATTCCTTCTTCCTTCTACTATGTAGCTTTGTTTCCCTGTCCCGGCAACACCGATCCCCGTCTCGCACCACGTGTGTCGCCGCCGCGACCCTCCTCCCCCTCCCTAGATCTCCCTCCAAccattcctttttttctctctgatGGCCAACGCTCGGCCCAAATCCCTTGATCCCTGACGGACATCTCTCATCGGAGATGGACACAAACAACGGGAGCGTGCGCGGACGGTGATGCTAGAACCAACATCTGTTTTCGCTGCAACCGGCAAGCCCAGAAGTTGCAACCGATGACACCGGTAACTAACACAAAGTGGTGACTTTGGCCATTTTGCTGCAACCGGCTAGCCTAATGCTGCAACTCGCGACGATGGCAGCTATCACCGGGCGACAGCATGGGTGTTTCGCAGCAACCGACCATTATTAATGTTGGAACCGGTTAAACCAGAGCTGCAACCGGCAGCTACCACCAGTGGCAGTTGTGTTGTGACGACGACGCCGCCGTTGTTTTTGCTACAACCGCAACTATGGATGTTGGAACCAGCAAACGTGGCCGTTGCTACTGACAGTGGTGATTTTTTTTTGGATCTGTGATGGGTGGTGGTTTGCTATGACCGGCGGTGGGATTCTTTTCTACAACCGGCAACTTTTCTTGCATGCTGAGTTTCTGCATGTAGTGAATCACCTGAAACATCAACCAACCCTGCACATGCTTATCAGGGATCGTGGGAAAGCAAACACCCGCATCCAACGGGGCCTTGGAAATATGTCTACAACTGGCTTGTTAACTAGCCTAATAAACCCAGATGGGGGAGTATATGAAAAAGATTGTAGTTTATATTAGTACCTTCTTTAGTTGGAGTTTATGAATTGCTACAATGGGCAGGACAACGAAAAAATTGCCTTGAGCTCCAAAAAAACTTAAACTGCATAAACTTAGGGCATGTTGGGCAACTGCCCCGCTCCTGGCTTCTCTAAATCATCGGGTAAAGCTGGGCCGAACGGGTCAGCTCCCGGAAGCTAGCTTCCCCGATCTAAGATGGGTTTGTAGTGCAAAAAACGAGGAGTTGGTGTTTTGGCAATCCCAAGAATTGCAAAACTGAAGTTCATGTTATTTACAAAGAGATGTCGTCGCGAAGTGAAACTAAAGGATCCATACCAGGGAAGAATAGAACAGAGCAAGTACCTTCACTCCCCCAGAATAGAGGTTAATGGGCTAGACGGCTACCAGCCCAGACTAGCGATCTGGGATCTGGGAATTCTGTTACCGAACGGTTGTTCTGATCCATGATTTTCGTCGGGAAGCTCGAAGCAAGATCGAGGAGCCGGATTTGAGTATTACTTGACGTTGGGCAATTGTCGAACATGCCCTTAGGAGCTTCTTGCCCCTGTTAACTCGCTTATGTTTGCATACGACCTCATAGTGTGTGGATCAACACCAACAATAATGCTCAGATTATTGCTCTAGCGATTACTTATTATGCACTTATGCAATATTTGG
This region of Triticum aestivum cultivar Chinese Spring chromosome 2D, IWGSC CS RefSeq v2.1, whole genome shotgun sequence genomic DNA includes:
- the LOC123054795 gene encoding protein RCC2 → MSASAAPEKAAGSGGELLYCGATNFDAINRKLAGGMQGNLVSPTRLRSLMGVDIVSVASGCTACHCVALGADGRCYTWGRNEKGQLGHGDTLQRNLPTVVSELSKYKIIKASVGKNHTVVVTDDGKSFAFGHNKFGQLGTGSLKNEIEASPVPCLVTEVTGVACGGDFTVWLSSVEGSTILSAGLPQYGQLGHGTDNEYNTKDSSVKLSYDPQPRPRAIAALSEKTIVKVACGTNHTVAVDSSGFVYTWGYGGYGRLGHREQKDEWQPRLVEIFQRHNVLPPNAILSAGSANCACTAGGGQLYMWGKMKTTGDDTMYPKPLMDLSGWNIRCMASGTMHHVVGADDSCISWGNAQYGELGYGPMGQKSSANPKKVDSLEGMHVTGVGCGFGLSLIIVDRAKAGDKLDQLDIYDGDASTPVEETVEPKVTKKAPASANSKSNKRKKTKDLSESEEEDEDEDDSEDDENGDARGAKGKRGRKPSGRGRGRGAKKATPEPKSSGRGRGRPKKTESPAESSGRGGKRGRGRPRKS